A genomic segment from Yimella sp. cx-51 encodes:
- a CDS encoding putative quinol monooxygenase, with the protein MSVTKGLLVRFDSLPGKEDDVKEFLDSGRALVEDEQATTAWFAIRLGPTSFGIFDVFPDDAGRDAHLSGPVAVALGEQTGTLFSEPTIEKLDVLGSKLPA; encoded by the coding sequence ATGAGTGTGACCAAGGGATTGCTGGTCAGGTTTGACTCCTTGCCCGGCAAGGAGGACGACGTGAAGGAGTTCCTTGACAGCGGCCGTGCGCTTGTCGAGGACGAGCAGGCGACCACCGCGTGGTTCGCGATCCGCCTCGGGCCGACCTCGTTCGGGATCTTCGACGTGTTCCCCGATGACGCCGGTCGTGACGCCCACCTGTCCGGCCCTGTCGCGGTAGCTCTCGGCGAGCAGACCGGCACGTTGTTCTCCGAACCGACGATCGAGAAGCTCGACGTACTGGGCTCCAAACTCCCCGCCTGA
- a CDS encoding glutathione-independent formaldehyde dehydrogenase, whose product MKAVVYQGPKDVAVTDVPDAEIERPTDVLVKITTTNICGSDLHMYEGRTSFEKGRTFGHENMGEVVEIGKGVEKIKVGDRVVLPFNISCGFCKNCERGLTNYCLTTQPDPSAAGAAYGFAEMGPYGGGQAELLRVPFGDHNALRLGEDAQDKENDYVMLSDIFPTGYHATEMAGVIPGDSVVIAGAGPVGLMAALSATIKGAAKVMVVDRHPDRLALAEQIGAIAIDDSKVDPVQAVLDETMGLGADRGCECVGYQAHDPEGNEDPAATLNMLINSVRFTGGIGTVGVFVPEDPGAKSELAKQGKAAIDFGTHWFKGQTMGNGQCPVKRYNRRLRDLIAADKAKPSWIVSHEISLDQAADAYRNFDSRSKGWTKVVIKPGM is encoded by the coding sequence ATGAAGGCTGTCGTCTATCAGGGACCGAAAGATGTCGCGGTCACGGACGTTCCGGACGCCGAGATCGAACGGCCCACCGATGTGCTGGTCAAGATCACAACGACCAACATCTGCGGCTCGGACCTGCACATGTACGAGGGGCGCACCTCCTTCGAGAAGGGCCGGACGTTCGGCCACGAAAACATGGGAGAGGTGGTGGAGATCGGCAAGGGAGTAGAGAAGATCAAGGTGGGCGACCGGGTCGTGCTGCCCTTCAACATCTCGTGCGGGTTCTGCAAGAACTGCGAGCGCGGGCTCACGAACTACTGCCTCACGACGCAACCTGACCCGTCGGCCGCCGGTGCGGCCTACGGCTTCGCCGAAATGGGCCCGTACGGCGGCGGGCAGGCAGAACTGCTCCGGGTGCCCTTCGGCGACCACAACGCGCTGCGCCTGGGTGAAGACGCGCAGGACAAGGAGAACGACTACGTCATGCTCTCCGACATCTTCCCCACCGGCTACCACGCCACCGAGATGGCCGGCGTGATCCCGGGCGACAGCGTCGTGATCGCCGGGGCCGGCCCCGTGGGACTCATGGCCGCCCTGTCCGCGACGATCAAGGGCGCCGCAAAGGTGATGGTGGTCGATCGCCACCCCGACCGGCTCGCGCTGGCCGAGCAGATCGGAGCGATCGCCATCGACGACTCCAAGGTCGACCCCGTGCAGGCTGTGCTGGACGAGACCATGGGGCTCGGAGCCGACCGTGGCTGCGAGTGTGTCGGCTACCAGGCCCACGACCCTGAGGGCAACGAAGACCCGGCTGCCACCCTGAACATGCTCATCAACTCGGTCCGGTTCACCGGCGGGATCGGCACCGTCGGCGTGTTCGTCCCCGAGGACCCGGGGGCCAAGAGCGAATTGGCCAAGCAGGGCAAGGCGGCCATCGACTTCGGCACCCACTGGTTCAAGGGACAGACCATGGGCAACGGCCAGTGCCCGGTCAAGAGGTACAACCGCCGGCTGCGAGACCTCATCGCGGCTGACAAGGCGAAGCCGTCCTGGATCGTCTCCCACGAGATCTCGCTGGATCAGGCTGCCGACGCCTACAGGAACTTCGACTCCAGGTCCAAGGGTTGGACCAAGGTCGTCATCAAGCCCGGCATGTGA
- a CDS encoding FAD-binding oxidoreductase: protein MTGTDDGVATTRSPEVAVIGGGIVGLSTAYALREQGVPVRLYEAGLPGTGQSAGESRIFRHAHDDPRLVTFARESRGVWDEWAEHFDVELVSSDGVVAIGDSALARLRVLDQVGGVEAREIDAAEVAQRMPLLAGYSGPAVLDESGGAIRTRAAITALTGALADAITTGEVISIDPRADGTVEVRSVTDRAVYSKVVVCAGRETARLARSVGLSLPVHLAAHVRLTFDVKAAAPARVACLQDSSGVFGEVGVYATPLPGNSSYSVGLSDTVGVRDDGTFIDPAAIRSLDERARDYVTRALPGLHPEPRDFLHCWVTDLPWSEDGVAVWEAGSIFFVAGHNLFKQAPALGRALARAATGGGLRAELTPEARLGEAQD from the coding sequence ATGACAGGAACTGACGACGGCGTTGCCACCACGCGTTCACCCGAGGTAGCAGTGATCGGGGGCGGGATCGTCGGTTTGTCGACGGCGTACGCGCTGCGAGAGCAGGGCGTGCCGGTGCGCTTGTACGAGGCTGGTCTGCCCGGGACGGGTCAGTCCGCAGGCGAGTCGCGGATCTTTCGGCATGCCCACGACGACCCGCGACTCGTCACTTTCGCGCGCGAAAGCCGCGGCGTATGGGATGAGTGGGCCGAACACTTCGACGTCGAGCTGGTCTCATCAGACGGCGTCGTGGCGATCGGAGACAGCGCCCTGGCGCGGCTGCGGGTGTTGGACCAGGTCGGCGGCGTAGAAGCACGCGAGATCGACGCCGCCGAGGTCGCCCAACGGATGCCGCTGCTCGCTGGGTACTCGGGGCCAGCGGTGCTTGACGAGTCGGGCGGCGCGATCCGCACCCGCGCCGCGATCACGGCACTCACGGGTGCCCTCGCAGATGCGATCACCACTGGTGAGGTCATCTCCATCGATCCCCGCGCCGACGGGACGGTCGAGGTGCGCAGCGTCACCGACCGGGCTGTCTACTCCAAGGTGGTCGTGTGCGCCGGCCGCGAAACCGCCCGCCTGGCACGCAGCGTCGGCCTGTCGCTGCCGGTTCACCTTGCCGCACACGTCCGGCTGACCTTCGACGTGAAAGCCGCCGCCCCGGCACGAGTCGCGTGCCTGCAGGACAGCAGCGGCGTCTTCGGCGAAGTCGGTGTCTACGCGACGCCGCTACCGGGCAACAGCAGCTATTCGGTCGGACTCAGCGACACCGTCGGCGTCCGCGACGACGGAACGTTCATCGACCCGGCGGCGATTCGATCGTTGGACGAACGCGCACGCGACTACGTGACACGAGCGCTGCCCGGTCTCCACCCGGAGCCGCGCGACTTCCTTCACTGCTGGGTGACCGACCTCCCGTGGAGTGAGGACGGCGTGGCCGTGTGGGAGGCAGGTTCTATCTTTTTTGTGGCCGGTCACAATTTGTTCAAGCAGGCACCGGCGCTGGGTCGCGCTCTTGCCCGGGCTGCGACCGGCGGCGGTCTGCGCGCCGAGCTCACGCCCGAAGCGCGCCTCGGCGAAGCCCAGGATTAG
- a CDS encoding transglycosylase family protein: MKQASKRTATWRRAAIGGTVGLALLGVAGATAPAHAATVPDVLAKIRYCESGNNYQAQNPTSSASGAYQFLTSTWQSLSASAGYSTAASAPASVQDAAAIELYNAQGTWPWAASQSCWSALGAVPTTSSTGSSSTGSTSTSTSTGTSTGSTDTLSTSTSTSTTSATRIGSSTERGTTRPQPRGTHTAVTAKKANPAPKLGNRADHDGDGKRDCATKKAGVRAPAKTSA; the protein is encoded by the coding sequence ATGAAGCAAGCTTCGAAGCGAACCGCCACCTGGCGGCGTGCCGCGATCGGCGGCACCGTCGGACTCGCGCTGCTCGGCGTTGCAGGCGCCACGGCGCCGGCCCACGCAGCGACCGTTCCGGACGTGCTCGCGAAGATCCGTTACTGCGAGAGCGGCAACAACTACCAGGCGCAGAACCCGACCAGCTCAGCGTCCGGCGCCTACCAGTTCCTCACCAGCACCTGGCAGTCGCTGTCGGCGAGCGCCGGCTACTCCACCGCGGCGTCGGCACCGGCGTCGGTGCAGGATGCGGCCGCGATCGAGCTGTACAACGCTCAGGGCACGTGGCCGTGGGCCGCGTCGCAGTCGTGCTGGAGCGCGCTCGGCGCGGTGCCGACCACCTCGAGCACCGGCAGCTCAAGCACCGGCAGCACGAGCACCTCGACGTCGACCGGCACCTCCACCGGCAGCACGGACACCTTGAGCACCTCGACCAGCACGAGCACCACGTCGGCCACCCGCATCGGTTCGTCCACCGAGCGCGGCACCACGCGTCCGCAGCCGCGTGGCACGCACACCGCGGTCACCGCCAAGAAGGCCAACCCGGCACCGAAGCTCGGCAACCGCGCCGACCACGACGGTGACGGCAAGCGGGACTGCGCCACCAAGAAGGCCGGCGTTCGGGCGCCCGCAAAAACCAGCGCCTGA
- a CDS encoding response regulator transcription factor encodes MELLILDLSGSVGPRLHASFEARGHRVDTISDPSIALWRSEIGNVDAVVICCDRPALDDLATIAEIGSGAERTPVVMLAASADDTDVVRVLDAGADDIMCSPVSAREFDARLRAIARRATPQLGPSIEVGTLRLEPHERRAWRDTHELDLSPREFALLEVFMRHPGRLLTRQFLLDGVWDLAYLGRSNVVDQGVSHVRRKIDRPFGRDDLQTVRGAGYRLRAG; translated from the coding sequence ATGGAACTGCTCATCCTCGACCTGTCCGGCTCCGTCGGGCCCCGCCTGCACGCGTCCTTTGAAGCACGCGGTCACCGGGTCGACACCATCAGCGACCCGTCGATCGCCCTGTGGCGCAGCGAAATTGGCAATGTCGACGCAGTAGTGATCTGCTGCGACCGTCCGGCCCTTGACGATCTGGCGACGATCGCCGAGATCGGCAGCGGTGCCGAACGCACCCCCGTGGTGATGCTCGCGGCATCCGCCGACGACACCGATGTCGTACGCGTGCTGGACGCCGGTGCGGACGACATCATGTGCTCCCCGGTGAGCGCCCGCGAGTTCGATGCCCGGCTCCGCGCGATCGCACGCCGCGCCACACCGCAGCTCGGTCCGTCGATCGAGGTAGGCACTCTCCGACTCGAACCACACGAGCGACGTGCGTGGCGCGACACCCACGAACTCGACCTCTCCCCGAGGGAGTTCGCCCTGCTTGAGGTGTTCATGCGGCACCCGGGACGACTGCTCACCCGTCAGTTCTTGCTCGACGGGGTGTGGGACCTCGCCTACCTCGGCCGATCCAACGTCGTCGACCAAGGCGTCAGCCATGTGCGCCGCAAGATCGACCGGCCGTTCGGACGCGACGACCTGCAGACCGTCCGCGGCGCCGGCTATCGCCTGCGCGCCGGCTGA
- a CDS encoding type 1 glutamine amidotransferase domain-containing protein: MAADLQGKRVAILAADGVERVELEQPREVLDRAGAQTEVLSIHDGEIKARENDLDEAGTFTVDGLVADASVGDYDALLLPGGTVNPDQLRVDEDAVSFVRDFVESGKPVAAICHGPWTLIEAGVAAGRTLTSYPSIRTDLRNAGADVVDQDVVIDKNLITSRSPEDLSAFSEAIVSQLAGTTTKEEEKS; this comes from the coding sequence ATGGCAGCAGATCTTCAGGGCAAGAGGGTCGCGATCCTCGCCGCCGACGGCGTCGAGCGCGTTGAGCTCGAACAACCCCGCGAAGTACTGGACCGCGCGGGCGCTCAGACCGAGGTCCTCTCGATCCACGACGGCGAGATCAAGGCCCGTGAGAACGACCTGGATGAAGCGGGCACATTCACCGTCGACGGGCTGGTCGCCGACGCCTCGGTGGGCGACTACGACGCCCTGCTGCTTCCCGGCGGCACGGTGAACCCCGACCAGCTCCGGGTCGACGAGGACGCCGTTTCCTTCGTCCGCGACTTCGTCGAGAGCGGCAAGCCAGTGGCGGCGATCTGTCACGGGCCGTGGACGTTGATCGAGGCCGGCGTGGCCGCGGGTCGCACCCTGACGTCGTACCCGAGCATTCGCACCGACCTGCGCAACGCCGGCGCCGACGTCGTCGACCAGGACGTGGTGATCGACAAGAATCTCATCACCAGCCGCTCGCCGGAGGACCTGTCGGCGTTCTCCGAGGCGATCGTGTCCCAACTCGCGGGCACCACGACAAAGGAAGAGGAGAAGTCATGA